The following coding sequences are from one Salvia hispanica cultivar TCC Black 2014 chromosome 3, UniMelb_Shisp_WGS_1.0, whole genome shotgun sequence window:
- the LOC125214280 gene encoding proteinaceous RNase P 1, chloroplastic/mitochondrial-like has translation MLLRVASCSPKTSLLLLSHFCKSSNSLLEHSKCFSYLRQRHTSSLKTKINARNQPKSPISMERKARHFSSDSAEALLRKKSTDLSNRMSKKARRESPDMVLRVKLDQCSKNGDLAEALRLYEEAKANGVELNQHHYNVLLYLCSLNPEEGGENLERFDKGFEIFKQMGADNVAPNEATFTNISRLAASKEDPELAFSLVKKMKNHGNAPKLRSYGPALFGFCKKGMADKAYEVDSHMLESGVAAEEAELSALLRVSSEAEREGKVYEMMHRLRAAVRQVSEETAAVVEEWFSSRKAAEVGARKWDVESVKRGVLEGGGGWHGQGWLGKGEWRVVRTRMNEAGVCQSCGEKLVCIDIDPQETENFAKSLAKLAAEKEVKSNFAQFQEWLQRHGPFDAVVDGANLGLANQRTFNFGQIKRVVHQLRQMSPSKKLPLVVLHQARVRRGPAQQPNNKKLLESWKNAGTLYATPQGSNDDWYWLYAAVSSRCLLVTNDEMRDHLFNLLGNSFFPRWKEKHQVRLKYTTEDGLTLHMPPPYSIVIQESERGQWHIPTVTGDDLEAPRQWICTTRARPDA, from the exons ATGCTACTCCGTGTGGCGTCGTGCTCACCCAAAacctctcttcttcttctctcccACTTCTGTAAGAGCTCCAATTCCCTTCTTGAGCATTCAAAATGCTTCAGTTATCTCCGGCAGCGGCATACTTCTTCACTGAAGACTAAAATTAACGCGAGGAACCAGCCTAAAAGCCCCATTTCGATGGAAAGAAAAGCAAGACATTTTTCCTCCGATTCCGCTGAGGCTCTCCTCAGAAAAAAATCGACGGATTTGAGCAACCGAATGTCCAAAAAGGCGCGTAGAGAGTCCCCGGATATGGTTCTACGCGTGAAACTCGATCAATGCTCGAAAAATGGAGACTTGGCTGAGGCCCTTCGCCTCTACGAGGAGGCGAAGGCCAATGGCGTGGAGCTCAATCAGCATCATTACAATGTGTTGCTTTACTTGTGCTCTTTAAATCCTGAGGAGGGTGGAGAGAATCTTGAGAGATTTGATAAAGGATTTGAGATTTTCAAGCAAATGGGAGCTGATAATGTGGCCCCAAATGAGGCAACATTCACAAACATCTCTAGGTTGGCTGCTTCGAAAGAGGATCCTGAATTGGCTTTTAGTTTAGTTAAAAAGATGAAGAACCATGGAAATGCCCCCAAATTGAGGTCGTATGGGCCGGCGTTGTTTGGGTTCTGCAAGAAGGGGATGGCAGATAAGGCTTATGAGGTGGATTCTCATATGTTGGAGAGTGGAGTTGCTGCTGAGGAGGCTGAGCTCTCTGCCCTCCTCAGGGTTAGCTCTGAAGCCGAGAGGGAGGGGAAGGTGTATGAAATGATGCATAGGTTGAGGGCGGCGGTAAGGCAGGTGTCTGAGGAAACTGCAGCTGTGGTGGAGGAGTGGTTTAGTTCAAGAAAGGCTGCTGAGGTTGGAGCTAGGAAATGGGATGTTGAGAGCGTGAAGAGAGGGGTTTTGGAGGGAGGGGGCGGATGGCACGGCCAAGGATGGTTGGGGAAGGGTGAGTGGAGAGTGGTGAGGACGAGGATGAATGAGGCTGGGGTTTGCCAATCGTGCGGGGAGAAGCTGGTTTGCATTGATATTGATCCACAGGAGACGGAGAATTTTGCCAAGTCACTTGCTAAATTAGCCGCTGAGAAGGAAGTTAAGAGCAACTTTGCACAATTTCAG GAGTGGCTTCAACGGCATGGTCCATTTGATGCTGTGGTTGATGGTGCAAACTTGGGTCTTGCTAATCAACGCACATTCAATTTTGGTCAG ATTAAGAGAGTTGTGCATCAGTTGCGCCAAATGAGTCCGTCAAAGAAGTTACCCCTTGTTGTTCTACACCAAGCACGAGTCAGACGTGGTCCGGCTCAGCAACCGAACAACAAGAAATTGTTGGAAAGCTGGAAAAACGCTGGCACACTTTATGCAACACCTCAGGGTTCAAATGATGATTG GTATTGGCTGTATGCTGCTGTGAGTTCAAGGTGTTTGCTTGTGACAAATGATGAGATGAGAGATCACTTATTCAACCTTTTAGGCAATAGCTTCTTCCCTAGATGGAAAGAAAAGCACCAG GTCCGTTTAAAATACACCACTGAAGACGGGCTTACATTGCACATGCCACCACCATATTCAATCGTTATCCAG GAGTCGGAACGAGGCCAATGGCACATACCAACTGTGACTGGAGATGATCTTGAGGCCCCTAGACAATGGATTTGTACGACAAGGGCAAGACCGGACGCATAG